A single region of the Aeromonas hydrophila subsp. hydrophila ATCC 7966 genome encodes:
- a CDS encoding cupin domain-containing protein, whose protein sequence is MDIGHRLKAVRTKAALSQRELAKRSGVTNGFISQIEKNQVSPSVASLRKVLEGIPMSLATFFTDETEMDSEVIFRAADMPDLGTHPISYRLVGHSRANRAIGMMQEILPPGADTGDDMLSHEGEECGIVIQGQVEVTVGEQVYLLTPGDGYYFDSRTPHRFRNVDEHECVLISANTPASF, encoded by the coding sequence ATGGATATCGGTCACCGCCTCAAGGCGGTTCGCACCAAGGCGGCCCTCTCCCAGCGCGAGCTGGCGAAACGCTCCGGTGTGACCAACGGCTTTATCTCCCAGATCGAGAAAAATCAGGTGAGCCCCTCGGTCGCTTCTTTGCGCAAGGTGCTGGAAGGCATTCCCATGTCGCTGGCCACCTTCTTCACCGATGAGACGGAGATGGACTCCGAGGTGATCTTCCGCGCTGCCGACATGCCGGATCTCGGCACCCACCCCATCAGCTACCGCCTGGTGGGCCACAGCCGCGCCAACCGTGCCATCGGCATGATGCAGGAGATACTGCCACCGGGCGCCGACACGGGTGACGACATGCTGAGCCACGAAGGCGAAGAGTGCGGCATCGTCATCCAGGGTCAGGTGGAGGTCACCGTCGGCGAGCAGGTCTACCTGCTGACGCCAGGGGACGGCTACTACTTCGACAGCCGCACCCCGCACCGTTTCCGCAATGTGGATGAGCACGAATGCGTGCTGATCTCGGCCAACACCCCCGCCAGCTTCTAA